A window of the Oncorhynchus mykiss isolate Arlee chromosome 15, USDA_OmykA_1.1, whole genome shotgun sequence genome harbors these coding sequences:
- the unm_hu7910 gene encoding uncharacterized abhydrolase domain-containing protein DDB_G0269086 isoform X28, whose protein sequence is MEETVLEEPICEEAVLAEEIPEVKPAAMVNKNGVKAEAATASGGGDVASGGVASGGGGAASGFSGTKIFTWFMVLALLGVWSSVAVVWLDLVDYDNVIGKLSAYDADGDGDFDVEDAKVLLDEKEVKTAAPKKETLKKDQSPGEVASKKNRTKEHPTRELGRKLKSALKEQLRMIHEKIEAQKIAEMALAEVRSILDKEEEERQLVNALELKRQEGAQKAQEMLEAQLREEREQEEKREAERKAQEQAGKERLEKEQLEQLEREEKEREAEEKAEKEQLEKEKLEKERIEKEKAELERMEKERLEKDQAAKEKAEKERLQKERVAKEKAEKERIEKERVAKEKAEKERIEKERVAKEKAEKERIEKERVAKEKAENERIEKERVAKEKAEKERIEKERVAKEKAEKERIEKERVSKEKAEKERVEKERVAKEKAEKERVEKERVAKEKAEKERLEKERVAKEKAEKERIEKERVAKEKAEKERIERERVAKEKAEKERLEKERVAKEKAEKERIEKERVAKEKAEKERIEKERVAKEKAEKERLEKERVAKEKAEKERIEKERVAKEKAEKERIERERVAKEKAEKERIEKERVAKEKAEKERIEKERVAKEKAEKERIERERVAKEKAEKERIEKERVAKEKAEKERIERERAAKEKAEKERIERERVAKEKAEKERIEKERVAKEKAEKERIERERVAKEKAEKERIEKERVAKESEKERMETERVAKGSEKKRMERERVAKGSEKKRMERERVAKGSEKKRMERERVAKGKERAEKEQQARELAAKEKERVAVKGHFVKEKTAKAKVETEQLPKIDREQLPKVKAGKERAEKEPLLKEKIERERVVKEKRAKQAKEEMPEKNANNFTTTSKKEKILAIQDLLKPKATKVNKKWSFTG, encoded by the exons atgGAGGAAACTGTGTTGGAGGAACCTATCTGTGAAGAAGCCGTATTGGCTGAAGAAATCCCAG AGGTGAAGCCCGCAGCAATGGTGAATAAGAATGGTGTGAAAGCGGAGGCTGCTACTGCTAGTGGGGGTGGGGATGTTGCTAGTGGGGGTGTTGCTAGTGGGGGTGGAGGTGCTGCTAGTGGTTTTAGCGGCACTAAGATCTTCACCTGGTTCATGGTTCTGGCTCTGTTGGGGGTGTGGAGCTCCGTGGCAGTGGTGTGGTTAGATCTGGTGGACTACGACAATGTCATTG GTAAACTTTCAGCGTATGACGCAGATGGCGACGGGGACTTTGATGTGGAGGACGCCAAAGTACTACTTG ACGAGAAAGAGGTCAAAACTGCTGCTCCCAAAAAGGAAACGCTGAAAAAAG ATCAGAGTCCTGGAGAGGTGGCTTCTAAAAAGAACAGAACAAAAG AGCACCCAACAAGAGAACTTGGGAGGAAATTAAAGTCAGCATTAAAGGAACAGTTGAGAATGATCCATGAGAAGATTGAAGCTCAAAAAATTGCTGAAATGGCTTTGGCTGAAGTGAGAAGTATCCTGgacaaagaggaggaagagagacaatTGGTCAATGCTCTGGAACTCAAGAGGCAAGAGGGGGCCCAAAAAGCCCAGGAAATGTTAGAGGCTCAACTTCGAGAGGAAAGAGAacaagaagagaaaagagaggctgagagaaaagCACAGGAGCAAGCAGGGAAAGAGAGGCTGGAGAAAGAGCAACTGGAGCAGttggaaagagaagagaaagagagggaagctGAGGAGAAGGCAGAAAAAGAGCAATTGGAGAAGGAaaagctagagaaagagaggatagaaaaGGAGAAGGCAGAGCTGGaaaggatggagaaagagagactggaaaAGGATCAAGCAGCCAAAGAGAAAGCAGAAAAGGAAAGACTACAGAAGGAACGGGTCGCCAAAGAGAAAGCAGAAAAGGAGAGGATTGAGAAGGAACGGGTCGCCAAAGAGAAAGCAGAAAAGGAGAGGATTGAGAAGGAACGGGTCGCCAAAGAGAAAGCAGAAAAGGAGAGGATTGAGAAGGAACGGGTTGCCAAAGAGAAAGCCGAAAATGAGAGGATTGAGAAGGAACGGGTCGCCAAAGAGAAAGCAGAAAAGGAGAGGATTGAGAAGGAACGGGTCGCCAAAGAGAAAGCAGAAAAGGAGAGGATTGAGAAGGAACGGGTCTCCAAAGAGAAAGCAgaaaaggagagggttgagaaggAACGGGTCGCCAAAGAGAAAGCAgaaaaggagagggttgagaaggAACGGGTCGCCAAAGAGAAAGCAGAAAAGGAGAGGCTTGAAAAGGAACGGGTCGCCAAAGAGAAAGCAGAAAAGGAAAGGATTGAGAAGGAACGGGTCGCCAAAGAGAAAGCAGAAAAGGAGAGGATTGAGAGGGAACGGGTCGCCAAAGAGAAAGCAGAAAAGGAGAGGCTTGAAAAGGAACGGGTCGCCAAAGAGAAAGCAGAAAAGGAAAGGATTGAGAAGGAACGGGTCGCCAAAGAGAAAGCAGAAAAGGAAAGGATTGAGAAGGAACGGGTCGCCAAAGAGAAAGCAGAAAAGGAGAGGCTTGAAAAGGAACGGGTCGCCAAAGAGAAAGCAGAAAAGGAAAGGATTGAGAAGGAACGGGTCGCCAAAGAGAAAGCAGAAAAGGAGAGGATTGAGAGGGAACGGGTCGCCAAAGAGAAAGCAGAAAAGGAGAGGATTGAGAAGGAACGGGTCGCCAAAGAGAAAGCAGAAAAGGAGAGGATTGAGAAGGAACGGGTCGCCAAAGAGAAAGCAGAAAAGGAGAGGATTGAGAGGGAACGGGTCGCCAAAGAGAAAGCAGAAAAGGAGAGGATTGAGAAGGAACGGGTCGCCAAAGAGAAAGCAGAAAAGGAGAGGATTGAGAGGGAACGGGCCGCCAAAGAGAAAGCAGAAAAGGAGAGGATTGAGAGGGAACGGGTCGCCAAAGAGAAAGCAGAAAAGGAAAGGATTGAGAAGGAACGGGTCGCCAAAGAGAAAGCAGAAAAGGAGAGGATTGAGAGGGAACGGGTCGCCAAAGAGAAAGCAGAAAAGGAGAGGATTGAGAAGGAACGGGTCGCAAAGGAATCTgaaaaggagaggatggagacagaAAGGGTAGCAAAGGGATCTGAaaagaagaggatggagagagaaagggtagcGAAGGGATCTGAaaagaagaggatggagagagaaagggtagcGAAGGGATCTGAaaagaagaggatggagagagaaagggtagcgaagggaaaggagagagcagagaaagagcaACAAGCCAGAGAGTTAGCTGCtaaagaaaaggagagagtggCGGTAAAAGGACACTTTGTCAAAGAAAAGACTGCAAAGGCCAAGGTTGAGACAGAACAGTTACCCAAGATAGACAGAGAACAGTTACCTAAGGTGAaggcagggaaggagagagcagaaAAAGAGCCTCTACTCAAAGAaaagatagaaagggagagagttgTGAAAGAGAAAAGAGCCAAACAAGCAAAAGAGGAGATGCCAGAGAAAAATGCAAACAACTTCACAACTACAAGCAAGAAGGAAAAAATATTGGCTATACAAGATCTTCTGAAGCCTAAAGCCACCAAGGTGAACAAGAAATGGAGCTTCACAGGATGA
- the unm_hu7910 gene encoding uncharacterized abhydrolase domain-containing protein DDB_G0269086 isoform X5 has product MAPRKNSRNQSKKEVKPAAMVNKNGVKAEAATASGGGDVASGGVASGGGGAASGFSGTKIFTWFMVLALLGVWSSVAVVWLDLVDYDNVIARAKEFPLNFSEVLQGKLSAYDADGDGDFDVEDAKVLLGLTKEGGEITNENADSLEEIFGILAEEGSDWFHGFFTFLYDVISPPVEKVEDPESETAEEEGDADEKEVKTAAPKKETLKKEDKKKAENIVEVPVPKTEKTKGSLLFNGDQSPGEVASKKNRTKEHPTRELGRKLKSALKEQLRMIHEKIEAQKIAEMALAEVRSILDKEEEERQLVNALELKRQEGAQKAQEMLEAQLREEREQEEKREAERKAQEQAGKERLEKEQLEQLEREEKEREAEEKAEKEQLEKEKLEKERIEKEKAELERMEKERLEKDQAAKEKAEKERLQKERVAKEKAEKERIEKERVAKEKAEKERIEKERVAKEKAEKERIEKERVAKEKAENERIEKERVAKEKAEKERIEKERVAKEKAEKERIEKERVSKEKAEKERVEKERVAKEKAEKERVEKERVAKEKAEKERLEKERVAKEKAEKERIEKERVAKEKAEKERIERERVAKEKAEKERLEKERVAKEKAEKERIEKERVAKEKAEKERIEKERVAKEKAEKERLEKERVAKEKAEKERIEKERVAKEKAEKERIERERVAKEKAEKERIEKERVAKEKAEKERIEKERVAKEKAEKERIERERVAKEKAEKERIEKERVAKEKAEKERIERERAAKEKAEKERIERERVAKEKAEKERIEKERVAKEKAEKERIERERVAKEKAEKERIEKERVAKESEKERMETERVAKGSEKKRMERERVAKGSEKKRMERERVAKGSEKKRMERERVAKGKERAEKEQQARELAAKEKERVAVKGHFVKEKTAKAKVETEQLPKIDREQLPKVKAGKERAEKEPLLKEKIERERVVKEKRAKQAKEEMPEKNANNFTTTSKKEKILAIQDLLKPKATKVNKKWSFTG; this is encoded by the exons ATGGCTCCGAGGAAGAATTCCAGAAACCAATCCAAGAAAG AGGTGAAGCCCGCAGCAATGGTGAATAAGAATGGTGTGAAAGCGGAGGCTGCTACTGCTAGTGGGGGTGGGGATGTTGCTAGTGGGGGTGTTGCTAGTGGGGGTGGAGGTGCTGCTAGTGGTTTTAGCGGCACTAAGATCTTCACCTGGTTCATGGTTCTGGCTCTGTTGGGGGTGTGGAGCTCCGTGGCAGTGGTGTGGTTAGATCTGGTGGACTACGACAATGTCATTG CGAGAGCAAAGGAATTCCCTTTGAACTTTTCAGAGGTTTTACAAG GTAAACTTTCAGCGTATGACGCAGATGGCGACGGGGACTTTGATGTGGAGGACGCCAAAGTACTACTTG GCTTGACCAAAGAGGGCGGTGAAATTACTAATGAAAACGCAGATTCCCTAGAGGAAATCTTCGGTATTTTAGCCGAGGAGGGCTCAGATTGGTTTCACGGCTTCTTCACGTTTCTCTATGACGTGATCTCTCCTCCCGTAGAGAAGGTGGAGGATCCAGAGAGTGAGACAGCAGAGGAGGAGGGTGATGCTG ACGAGAAAGAGGTCAAAACTGCTGCTCCCAAAAAGGAAACGCTGAAAAAAG AGGACAAGAAAAAAG CTGAGAATATTGTAGAGGTTCCCGTTCCAAAAACAGAAAAGACAAAAGGTAGCCTACTATTTAATGGTG ATCAGAGTCCTGGAGAGGTGGCTTCTAAAAAGAACAGAACAAAAG AGCACCCAACAAGAGAACTTGGGAGGAAATTAAAGTCAGCATTAAAGGAACAGTTGAGAATGATCCATGAGAAGATTGAAGCTCAAAAAATTGCTGAAATGGCTTTGGCTGAAGTGAGAAGTATCCTGgacaaagaggaggaagagagacaatTGGTCAATGCTCTGGAACTCAAGAGGCAAGAGGGGGCCCAAAAAGCCCAGGAAATGTTAGAGGCTCAACTTCGAGAGGAAAGAGAacaagaagagaaaagagaggctgagagaaaagCACAGGAGCAAGCAGGGAAAGAGAGGCTGGAGAAAGAGCAACTGGAGCAGttggaaagagaagagaaagagagggaagctGAGGAGAAGGCAGAAAAAGAGCAATTGGAGAAGGAaaagctagagaaagagaggatagaaaaGGAGAAGGCAGAGCTGGaaaggatggagaaagagagactggaaaAGGATCAAGCAGCCAAAGAGAAAGCAGAAAAGGAAAGACTACAGAAGGAACGGGTCGCCAAAGAGAAAGCAGAAAAGGAGAGGATTGAGAAGGAACGGGTCGCCAAAGAGAAAGCAGAAAAGGAGAGGATTGAGAAGGAACGGGTCGCCAAAGAGAAAGCAGAAAAGGAGAGGATTGAGAAGGAACGGGTTGCCAAAGAGAAAGCCGAAAATGAGAGGATTGAGAAGGAACGGGTCGCCAAAGAGAAAGCAGAAAAGGAGAGGATTGAGAAGGAACGGGTCGCCAAAGAGAAAGCAGAAAAGGAGAGGATTGAGAAGGAACGGGTCTCCAAAGAGAAAGCAgaaaaggagagggttgagaaggAACGGGTCGCCAAAGAGAAAGCAgaaaaggagagggttgagaaggAACGGGTCGCCAAAGAGAAAGCAGAAAAGGAGAGGCTTGAAAAGGAACGGGTCGCCAAAGAGAAAGCAGAAAAGGAAAGGATTGAGAAGGAACGGGTCGCCAAAGAGAAAGCAGAAAAGGAGAGGATTGAGAGGGAACGGGTCGCCAAAGAGAAAGCAGAAAAGGAGAGGCTTGAAAAGGAACGGGTCGCCAAAGAGAAAGCAGAAAAGGAAAGGATTGAGAAGGAACGGGTCGCCAAAGAGAAAGCAGAAAAGGAAAGGATTGAGAAGGAACGGGTCGCCAAAGAGAAAGCAGAAAAGGAGAGGCTTGAAAAGGAACGGGTCGCCAAAGAGAAAGCAGAAAAGGAAAGGATTGAGAAGGAACGGGTCGCCAAAGAGAAAGCAGAAAAGGAGAGGATTGAGAGGGAACGGGTCGCCAAAGAGAAAGCAGAAAAGGAGAGGATTGAGAAGGAACGGGTCGCCAAAGAGAAAGCAGAAAAGGAGAGGATTGAGAAGGAACGGGTCGCCAAAGAGAAAGCAGAAAAGGAGAGGATTGAGAGGGAACGGGTCGCCAAAGAGAAAGCAGAAAAGGAGAGGATTGAGAAGGAACGGGTCGCCAAAGAGAAAGCAGAAAAGGAGAGGATTGAGAGGGAACGGGCCGCCAAAGAGAAAGCAGAAAAGGAGAGGATTGAGAGGGAACGGGTCGCCAAAGAGAAAGCAGAAAAGGAAAGGATTGAGAAGGAACGGGTCGCCAAAGAGAAAGCAGAAAAGGAGAGGATTGAGAGGGAACGGGTCGCCAAAGAGAAAGCAGAAAAGGAGAGGATTGAGAAGGAACGGGTCGCAAAGGAATCTgaaaaggagaggatggagacagaAAGGGTAGCAAAGGGATCTGAaaagaagaggatggagagagaaagggtagcGAAGGGATCTGAaaagaagaggatggagagagaaagggtagcGAAGGGATCTGAaaagaagaggatggagagagaaagggtagcgaagggaaaggagagagcagagaaagagcaACAAGCCAGAGAGTTAGCTGCtaaagaaaaggagagagtggCGGTAAAAGGACACTTTGTCAAAGAAAAGACTGCAAAGGCCAAGGTTGAGACAGAACAGTTACCCAAGATAGACAGAGAACAGTTACCTAAGGTGAaggcagggaaggagagagcagaaAAAGAGCCTCTACTCAAAGAaaagatagaaagggagagagttgTGAAAGAGAAAAGAGCCAAACAAGCAAAAGAGGAGATGCCAGAGAAAAATGCAAACAACTTCACAACTACAAGCAAGAAGGAAAAAATATTGGCTATACAAGATCTTCTGAAGCCTAAAGCCACCAAGGTGAACAAGAAATGGAGCTTCACAGGATGA
- the unm_hu7910 gene encoding uncharacterized abhydrolase domain-containing protein DDB_G0269086 isoform X41: protein MTKVKPEDQSPGEVASKKNRTKEHPTRELGRKLKSALKEQLRMIHEKIEAQKIAEMALAEVRSILDKEEEERQLVNALELKRQEGAQKAQEMLEAQLREEREQEEKREAERKAQEQAGKERLEKEQLEQLEREEKEREAEEKAEKEQLEKEKLEKERIEKEKAELERMEKERLEKDQAAKEKAEKERLQKERVAKEKAEKERIEKERVAKEKAEKERIEKERVAKEKAEKERIEKERVAKEKAENERIEKERVAKEKAEKERIEKERVAKEKAEKERIEKERVSKEKAEKERVEKERVAKEKAEKERVEKERVAKEKAEKERLEKERVAKEKAEKERIEKERVAKEKAEKERIERERVAKEKAEKERLEKERVAKEKAEKERIEKERVAKEKAEKERIEKERVAKEKAEKERLEKERVAKEKAEKERIEKERVAKEKAEKERIERERVAKEKAEKERIEKERVAKEKAEKERIEKERVAKEKAEKERIERERVAKEKAEKERIEKERVAKEKAEKERIERERAAKEKAEKERIERERVAKEKAEKERIEKERVAKEKAEKERIERERVAKEKAEKERIEKERVAKESEKERMETERVAKGSEKKRMERERVAKGSEKKRMERERVAKGSEKKRMERERVAKGKERAEKEQQARELAAKEKERVAVKGHFVKEKTAKAKVETEQLPKIDREQLPKVKAGKERAEKEPLLKEKIERERVVKEKRAKQAKEEMPEKNANNFTTTSKKEKILAIQDLLKPKATKVNKKWSFTG, encoded by the exons ATGACAAAAGTCAAACCTGAAG ATCAGAGTCCTGGAGAGGTGGCTTCTAAAAAGAACAGAACAAAAG AGCACCCAACAAGAGAACTTGGGAGGAAATTAAAGTCAGCATTAAAGGAACAGTTGAGAATGATCCATGAGAAGATTGAAGCTCAAAAAATTGCTGAAATGGCTTTGGCTGAAGTGAGAAGTATCCTGgacaaagaggaggaagagagacaatTGGTCAATGCTCTGGAACTCAAGAGGCAAGAGGGGGCCCAAAAAGCCCAGGAAATGTTAGAGGCTCAACTTCGAGAGGAAAGAGAacaagaagagaaaagagaggctgagagaaaagCACAGGAGCAAGCAGGGAAAGAGAGGCTGGAGAAAGAGCAACTGGAGCAGttggaaagagaagagaaagagagggaagctGAGGAGAAGGCAGAAAAAGAGCAATTGGAGAAGGAaaagctagagaaagagaggatagaaaaGGAGAAGGCAGAGCTGGaaaggatggagaaagagagactggaaaAGGATCAAGCAGCCAAAGAGAAAGCAGAAAAGGAAAGACTACAGAAGGAACGGGTCGCCAAAGAGAAAGCAGAAAAGGAGAGGATTGAGAAGGAACGGGTCGCCAAAGAGAAAGCAGAAAAGGAGAGGATTGAGAAGGAACGGGTCGCCAAAGAGAAAGCAGAAAAGGAGAGGATTGAGAAGGAACGGGTTGCCAAAGAGAAAGCCGAAAATGAGAGGATTGAGAAGGAACGGGTCGCCAAAGAGAAAGCAGAAAAGGAGAGGATTGAGAAGGAACGGGTCGCCAAAGAGAAAGCAGAAAAGGAGAGGATTGAGAAGGAACGGGTCTCCAAAGAGAAAGCAgaaaaggagagggttgagaaggAACGGGTCGCCAAAGAGAAAGCAgaaaaggagagggttgagaaggAACGGGTCGCCAAAGAGAAAGCAGAAAAGGAGAGGCTTGAAAAGGAACGGGTCGCCAAAGAGAAAGCAGAAAAGGAAAGGATTGAGAAGGAACGGGTCGCCAAAGAGAAAGCAGAAAAGGAGAGGATTGAGAGGGAACGGGTCGCCAAAGAGAAAGCAGAAAAGGAGAGGCTTGAAAAGGAACGGGTCGCCAAAGAGAAAGCAGAAAAGGAAAGGATTGAGAAGGAACGGGTCGCCAAAGAGAAAGCAGAAAAGGAAAGGATTGAGAAGGAACGGGTCGCCAAAGAGAAAGCAGAAAAGGAGAGGCTTGAAAAGGAACGGGTCGCCAAAGAGAAAGCAGAAAAGGAAAGGATTGAGAAGGAACGGGTCGCCAAAGAGAAAGCAGAAAAGGAGAGGATTGAGAGGGAACGGGTCGCCAAAGAGAAAGCAGAAAAGGAGAGGATTGAGAAGGAACGGGTCGCCAAAGAGAAAGCAGAAAAGGAGAGGATTGAGAAGGAACGGGTCGCCAAAGAGAAAGCAGAAAAGGAGAGGATTGAGAGGGAACGGGTCGCCAAAGAGAAAGCAGAAAAGGAGAGGATTGAGAAGGAACGGGTCGCCAAAGAGAAAGCAGAAAAGGAGAGGATTGAGAGGGAACGGGCCGCCAAAGAGAAAGCAGAAAAGGAGAGGATTGAGAGGGAACGGGTCGCCAAAGAGAAAGCAGAAAAGGAAAGGATTGAGAAGGAACGGGTCGCCAAAGAGAAAGCAGAAAAGGAGAGGATTGAGAGGGAACGGGTCGCCAAAGAGAAAGCAGAAAAGGAGAGGATTGAGAAGGAACGGGTCGCAAAGGAATCTgaaaaggagaggatggagacagaAAGGGTAGCAAAGGGATCTGAaaagaagaggatggagagagaaagggtagcGAAGGGATCTGAaaagaagaggatggagagagaaagggtagcGAAGGGATCTGAaaagaagaggatggagagagaaagggtagcgaagggaaaggagagagcagagaaagagcaACAAGCCAGAGAGTTAGCTGCtaaagaaaaggagagagtggCGGTAAAAGGACACTTTGTCAAAGAAAAGACTGCAAAGGCCAAGGTTGAGACAGAACAGTTACCCAAGATAGACAGAGAACAGTTACCTAAGGTGAaggcagggaaggagagagcagaaAAAGAGCCTCTACTCAAAGAaaagatagaaagggagagagttgTGAAAGAGAAAAGAGCCAAACAAGCAAAAGAGGAGATGCCAGAGAAAAATGCAAACAACTTCACAACTACAAGCAAGAAGGAAAAAATATTGGCTATACAAGATCTTCTGAAGCCTAAAGCCACCAAGGTGAACAAGAAATGGAGCTTCACAGGATGA